Below is a window of Candidatus Zixiibacteriota bacterium DNA.
AGAAAATATGAGATTGCCACGCCCCTCTAAGAATCGGGGTTCGCAATGACGTGGTTGTGAGATTCTTTTTTTGCTTCTACCTAGGTAAGAGGAGAGTGTATTCATTACTCGGGGGAAATATCAGACTCGCGGGGCATAAGATCCGCCACAGCGGACAGGCTTCCCCGCGCTACAAGACTACAAAATGAAGAAAAGGTGTCGAGACCAAGAAGGTATCGGCGGACTATTTCTCTCTATGTCGATCGAAACGTCTTCCCTAACTCAGACGAGTTTGGATTTCTTCGCGCCAATGACAATCAGCGGAATCATAGCCAACTGAACCAAAACCCCCGGCCAGCCGGTGACCATCGCTCCCGCAGTCGAGAACCAAGCCGCCGCTGTATAGGGCATTTCCACAAAAAGGCCGAGAAAAAAAAGCGTCACACCGAACATTATTCGCCCGACAATCATGGCGGTCAACAAAGCGATAAAGATATTCAGACGAAGTTTATAAAATGCCATCCCGGCCACCAATCCATAGACGGCCAATTCAACCGACATAAGCGGCACAGCATACGAAGGCGGCATTCCATTGATAAGATGTGACAATGCCGGAGCAAGAATGCCGACTACAATGCCCGAGATCGGACCAGCCAGAAAGCCTGCCAATAACGGCGGAATGTGCATCGGCAGAAAAATCCTGCCACTCATTCCTATCTGATGAAAGCCGATTGGCAAGACAAGAGCCAGTACCAAAAATAAACTTGTGCTGATAAGCCATTTCGGCCAGGAAATCGGAACTCCAAGTGCGAGCGTTTGTTGCAAGCTATTCATAGGCTTTAGGATGGCATTTATTGAAGCGCAAGTCAAGTGGTTTCGTCTACCAGAGCAGGCATTAAGAGTACAACCTGCCTTGGCTAAGAATATCAAGGTAATGGTTAAAAGTGATAGAGAACCGCGCTTTGTTCTTCCTTACATGAGCTCTTGAACCTACATTGGGGGTTGGACAATTTCAGGGAGTGATAATGGCCAATAACGGCGACCGATACAGTAAAAATAAAGAGTTTCTTCATATAAAAGGGGCGCGCGAACATAATCTCAAAAATATCGATGTGCGTATTCCTCGCGATAGCCTGACTGTCATCACCGGACTTTCCGGTTCGGGCAAAAGCTCGCTTGCATTCGACACGATTTATGCCGAAGGCCAGCGCAGATATGTTGAGTCCCTTTCATCGTATGCCCGGCAGTTTTTGGGCCTCATGGAAAAACCGGACGTTGATTTTATCGAAGGTCTTTCCCCTGCAATTTCTATCGAACAAAAAGGGACACTCAAAAACCCCCGCTCGACAGTCGGGACGATAACCGAGATATACGATTATCTTCGTCTACTCTACGCCCGAGTGGGCGTTCCGCATTGTGTGAAATGCGGCCAGCCCATCACCCAGCAGACCGTCGAGCAGATTGTTGATTCGGTGCTGACATTCGACGAAGGGACACGGCTCATTGTTCTTGCTCCGCTCACCCGCGGCAAAAAAGGGGAGCACAAAGATATAATTGATGAAGCGCGCCGCGAAGGATATGTGCGACTCCGTATCGACGGCGAGATAGTCGAATCAGACCAACAGGTAAGCCTGAACAAAACACAGAAACATACTATTGAAGCCGTAATCGACCGGCTGGTCGTGAAACCGTCATCGCGGCGGAGATTGGCTGATTCGGTCGAGACCGCGCTCAAAATGGGTCAGGGCACGGTTCTTATAAATATCAATAAGAAGGACTTGCTCTTCTCCGAAAAATTCGCCTGTCTCAACTGCAATATCTCCTACGAAGAGCCAAGTCCGCGGCTGTTCTCATTCAATTCGCCGTATGGGGCATGCAAAACATGCGACGGACTCGGCCAGCAGATGGTTATCGATCCCGAGATGGTTGTGCCCGACAAGACGCTTTCGATAAACGACGGCGCTATCCATGCCTGGGGCGGAAGCAGCATGGCCAACTGGTACCGCTATAGAATCAAAGGATTAGCCACGCATCATAATTTTAAGATGTCCACTCCGTTCAATAAGTTGCCGGCAGATATTCAAAAAATAATTCTCTTCGGTTCGGGTAAAGACGAAATAAGTTTCGAGTACGAGCATTCGTCGGGCACTTCCTCGGGGCATGGACAATACACATCGAGTTTTGAAGGCGTCAT
It encodes the following:
- a CDS encoding ECF transporter S component → MNSLQQTLALGVPISWPKWLISTSLFLVLALVLPIGFHQIGMSGRIFLPMHIPPLLAGFLAGPISGIVVGILAPALSHLINGMPPSYAVPLMSVELAVYGLVAGMAFYKLRLNIFIALLTAMIVGRIMFGVTLFFLGLFVEMPYTAAAWFSTAGAMVTGWPGVLVQLAMIPLIVIGAKKSKLV